Below is a genomic region from Medicago truncatula cultivar Jemalong A17 chromosome 3, MtrunA17r5.0-ANR, whole genome shotgun sequence.
ACACGCTCCTCTCATCCCAATCCAAGCCAGTTTTTCTGCACTCTTCAACAAACCCTAAAGTCCCAAATTCCACACTATAAATAACAACTTGCACACACAATCAGGGGGCCGAAATTCATAGAAAGAGAACCAAAAATCGGCCAAAAATCCAACGCACAAATTCATGAACCACAGTTCACAATCAATTTTCACAACCCAAATTAAAACACAACTTTCCCAAAATCTGCACAAAAGAAAAACAGCCAATGCAATACAATTCGGATGCATGACTCACTAACAACACAACACACAGCCGTGATAATCATCAAACAACCAATACACCATCGTTCCAAACCAAATCCAACACGTCCAGAAcctcaaaccaaacaaatccaCTATGAAAGGTAGTTAGATCTAGAACtttatattgtttttctatttgtcTTGTTTTAATATAGGAAAGAatcaaaaaaggaaaagaatagagaaagagaaagacaGAGAGAAGCATATCGGATGCGAGAAGCAAGCTTCACGAAAACGGACCAGGATTATAAGCACCGCGTCGCAGATcgaagagaaagaaaaggtaTAATTTCGTGTCACTTAGATCTAGAGCTTTAAGGTTCGGTTTTAAAGTTTTTGAGGTTAGAAACAACAATAAGAAGGAGAAAGGGATATAAAgcacaaaaaaagaaagagaaaaaggagtATACTCTccctttcttgttatttatctttatgctttctctcttcttctccttgtctacgatgaacgtcagtgagtagacttttcttgtcttgggattgttggataagtctaatgacataatcctaatcaaaccaagctttaaaccttaatcttatgtaaccctaattccttatccaaattcaccgctttaacatggatcaaccattatcaaactgtggaaacgaaagtggagggtttgataattgtttatccatcatctcaaatatcaattcataaaacgaaagtggagctttgatattcgaacaagtgaatttagacaaagattgtaaagacagcgaaatagtctttacaatctttgagacatatagtttcgatcttcaagggaactaataatgatcaagtcagcgaaataggcttggttgttagaggaaccaaaatctaatagtaatcaagtcagcgaaataggcttggttgctagaggaacaaaagagaaactgtcttgagaaattaggtctaacataaggttataagtttaatagtttggtttgtgaaggacttgtcattaggaagaaccaataattccaagacttttatcttttcttttattatttagttttaattaaaaaaccaaaacctttctaccttctaaaccttaagtctaatcattatttaaagttgattgaattcataactccctgtcggaacgatactctatttttactacttcgataagatcgtgcacttgcggttttatcccatcaagtttttggcgccgctgccggggagttattgtaatttgattaacttttcaatagtgtttagtctaaaaaaaaataaaaaatttatttaagtaaataaaatatatatatatatatatatatatataaaaaaaaaatatatattttatttctttttcttatcttttttattttttatatttatctctctctctctctctctaaaaaaaacaaatatataaaaaacaaaaatatatatatatatatttatatataaaatctctctctctctctatatataaaatatatatatatatatatatatatatatatatatacatatttatatataaaatctacctctctccctttctccttattttattttattttatttttattattattttttattttttatctttaaccGCTTTGATTTCAGGGATGGCTCAAAGAAACACACAGTAATAACGATATGgctgagaaacgtgctctcaaagagtatgcaatcacattttcagatgagccgtacgatactattgtgtacccaacggttgaggatattaaatttgaaataaagcctgcacttatttacctagtgcagcaaaatcaatttgatCGAGAACAGGAGAAATTTtatacctttggacaacaaacaacaccacccaagactttatgtgtgtgtgtagtccaacccttttcttgctcctgtataagatagaaattatgaggaaacatgttctaatcctagtactaaaccaaccaagaaaaactctttcttcatttcatataagagagatgagaGTATTTGCAATCTTTTtgatctttgccatttgcacatttttggaatttcaacatactttatttcagaaacaacaccttcacgtagggagtcggagggcctaccccccccccccccccccaatctagattcagtggtgctccttaaaacatcatcttcacgtaggaagtcggagggcctacccccttccccaatctagattcaatgatgttttttaaagtttttcaagataacattaccttcacgtaggaagtcggagggcctacctccttccccaatctagattcaataatgcaaccttgaaattattttggctatttggctttttataatctcctttatactaacttatactacttttactttgaCAGTTTTTCAAGGTCaacgtaccactaaaattaaaaaatatttccttaaaatacctattcatacacttactcaagggaagcaacttgtgtttttctcattggagaattgtATTCACTTTGAagcaagatgtgggtatatcaagaaaacttaaaatacaagagttcactttcatgtacaagaaataaccaattaagaggagacaataaaaaatttatgtcatgatagttttcaataaaaacaagctacttaaccatgcctctcacaaaaaacagaacaaaagaataaagttcaagggagtttggaaacactacgactaaagacactttattaggctccccccacacttaagagaagcattgtcctcaatgatttaaaagaagaagaagaaaaagaagaagatgatgaagaaagaagagaagtagagaagagtagaggaagatgagagctcacaattttattgaagtccataaggtagaccttggaggtgaaggtgttgcatcatgtatcggaacatttgattgttttattcatttatttgagtgccccttaggacatcgtttcttagcccggtcatttcaacaccttgtctttaTTGCTCGGTTCATGTTCTTTGAACTTTGGTTTGCATCGATGCCCACCGTTCATtattatagtttccaccggcttcttgttaatggtgcaaatttgcacctacctcctcttcatgaccaccatcatcaccatcattgtgtacctgtgggttagtgcCAACATAAAAGTTTTCTACCACCTTCGGATTAGTAATATctgaattaggtagaataatcaagaaATTAGCATTATTGACTCACCACTCATATTGGGAATTGTGAGAAGGGCCatggattctaaaaaaaaaacatgctagtgagggtttctaagtatagatagtagtttccctcaatcctatttatccctttgttcacatttacctcaaattttctaacaaatgaaagtgatgattccacCTACCACTATATCACCTTTATATCCGGTTTCTTTCTagcaattgaaacaagataataaatcaaataatagcaaatgttaacatggtggttataaagTATAGCCTACAACATAAACAGCTCAATAGTCCTCATCATTTCTACCTTTTTTTCTACCCCATATGGTGCAAGCAATAACCgtgtgaaggtacctaagcacagggttgtgaatttattcaacagcCTAATCACATGTTCATCTATTTCTAGTCTATCCAAAGCATTAacatcagggtacctgcaaggagagATAGTTCTAGAGATTAGAGAATTATACCTATTTCTTTGCTCGGAATCCTTGAATTGGATCCCATGATTGCGGGCTGTTGATTGCTTCTTGCTTGCACCTCTTCCGGAGGCTTCAATATCCTCACCTTTCctttttgatgccattgacctTAGCTTGGTTTGATTGTGGGTGGATGAATGTTGGTGAAGTTTGGAGAGAATTATGGAAGAAGGATTAtagatgttatttgatttggatacggaaagaaaaaataaaaaaataaaaaaataaattttttttttttttttttttttttgctgatgggttggcacggccgtgccaactttctggaaaaagagggaagatttttttttttcgcatcatatttggacaaatacctacaaaacaaacaaaataaaagcaataaaactcatgggttgcctcccacgaagcgctcttttagagtcattagcttgacgattagaaggtttctctacccaatacccaatctttcccaaagggatagtggcatcaacctgagattctctcccaaatcacacatagttttttcaatggtttcactctcaatcacaaaaggggtggaaaaactctcaatcactatgaAGTTAGGCTTAAcaagcctttgtgggacatggattttgggtttataaggtggtgaaacgattggcttatcactctctcctatgactttctcaccttgttgcttttcactctctatcacaccctcaattgtcttagttttcataatggggtcctctaactgcttaccgtccctaagttgaatagcatttataaggTCTTTGGGATTGGCTTCAGTTTGACCTGGAAAGACTtcgggggtttgagaggaagtagctactttttgggctacttgagagatttgagtttctagcattctagtgtgagtagcaatggagtccactttagatgtaagcttgacaaaagagtcattcaaagatccagtttgatttttaagttcttgaaattgctttgattgctccatagcatgtttttctagtaaaatttccaagctggatttctgagggactctttcgttgtttgcataaacgggtggtgttgtttgttgtccaaaggtataaaatttttgctcgtgacttttagcaacactacctagctggcattcaacaccagtatggtcaagtattccacaaaattcacaaggtggtgaaacaagagcaggtgtgacgacacttacagttaatttatcaaatttttgaaaaagtgtgtccaccttagtagatagatgatcaagggtagaaacatggtacatacctgcctcttttttagagggtggaggagtaCCATCAGCgataactctctcacttgtccactgatagtggttttgtgccatgtcctcgatcaaatcatatgctcCTGTGAAAGTTTTATTCAttaaagctccacctgcagctgcatcaacattcatttttgtggaaaacaaaagaccattataaaaagtgtggataataagccaattctcaaaaccatgatgggggcaaagcctaagcatttctttgaaacgctcccacgcattgtaaagagattcaccatctttttgagtgaattgtgtgatttgactccttaattgagcagttttactatggggagaaaattgggaaaggaatgccttcctcatttggtcccatgaaattatagaaccaattttcaatgaatgaaaccaagcacgagctctatccctcaaagagaaaggaaagaggtgcagccttacggcctcttggtttgccttcaaagttccactgagtcttaaaaaaattgaaacatgaagattcggatcctcagtgggtgatccgaaaaattgattttgctgcaccaggtaaataagtgcaggctttatttcaaatttaatatcctcaaccgttgggtacacaatagcatcgcacggctcatctgaagatgtgattgcatactctttgagagcacgtttcttAGCCATATCGTTATTACTATGTGTTTCTTTGAGCCATCCCTGAAATCAAAgcggttaaagatagaaaataaaaaataataataaaaataaaataaaataaaataaaataaggagaaagggagagagatagattttatatataaatatgtatatatatttatttttttatctatagagagagagagagagattttatatatatatatatatattttttttatatatatatatttttatttatagagagagagagagattttatatatataaatatatatatatatatatttttattttttatatatgtttttttagagagagagagagagataaatataaaaaataaaaaagataagaaaaagaaataaaatatattttttatatatatatatattttatttacttaaataattttttttattttatttttttattttagactaaacactattgaaaagttaatcaaattacaataactccccggcagctgcgccaaaaacttgatgggataaaaccgcaagtgcacggtcctatcgaagtagtaaaataagagtatcattccgacagggagttatgaattcaattatcttttaacaatgattagaattaaagtatagaaagtagagagttgtatttttatatatttaaaagaaaataataataaaagataaaagccttgggattattggttcatcctaacgacaagtccttctcaaaccaaactattaaacttataactttatgttagacctaatttctcaagacagtttctcttttgttcctctagcaaccaagcctatttcgctgacttgattaatattagattttggttcctctaacaaccaagcctatttcgctgacttgattgttattagttcccttgaagatcgaaactatatgtctcaaagattgcaaagactattttgcTCCCTttacaatccttgtctaaattcacttgttcgaatatcaaagctccactttcgttttatgaattgatatttgagatgatggataaacaattatcaaaccctccactttcgtttccacagtttgataatggttgatccatgttaaagcggtgaatttagataaggaattagggttacataagattaaggtttaaagcttggtttgattaggattatgtcattagacttatccaacaatcccaagacaagagaagtctactcactgacgttcatcgtacacaaggagaagaagagagaaagcataaagataaataacaagaaagtaaaatgaacttttattagaaagacaattgtcacatattgtattcccagaaaagatgattatttgtgatggatggctactctatttatagcatacattcgacttaaaatctaagcaattacattcgggctaaaaatagagtagcttaaaatctaagcaaaagcagcaagaGTAGTTAtggagtgtggcacggccgtgccaagcctagcacgggccgtgccaagtttctgacttgagggagatatatttttgtctccgaatcttcatattttcgtaccaaatcagctccaaaacccctttcttttgctccaagactcaatccatcaaatattcgttcctggaatataacaatatgcaattgtagtaaaatagttcaagaaaggaaataatattaatataaaataaacttaaatctaattaaaactaaactaaataacatattaaaatagataataaatgactcatcaagtTATAGAGGTAACTTGTGTGATTGCTAGAAACTAAACGTGAAGGACTTGTCTTTCTAAGTTGAATCACATCAAGTTATTCAACATcatgtctctctctctctatatatatataaagttttccacaaaaatgaatgttgatgcagctgcaggtggagctttgatgaataaaacttacacaggagcctatgatttgatcgagaacATGACAtacaaccactatcagtggaaaAGTAAGAGAGTTATCACTGAAGGtactcctccaccctctaaaaaagaggaagGTATATGTCaggtttctacccttgatcatctatctgctAAGGTGGGCAcccttcttcaaaaatttgataaattaactgtaagtgtcgtcacacctgctcttgtttcaccaccttgtgaattttgtggaatacttgaccatactgatgttgaatgccaactaggtagtgctGTCCAAAGGTATAAAATTTTTGCTCGGGAGAGCAAAAATTTtatacctttggacaacaaacaacaccatcCATTTATGCAAACAACGAAAGAGTCCCtcagaaatccagcttggaaattttactcgaaaaacatgctatggagcaaaccaagcaatttcaagaacttaaaaatcaaactggatctttgaatgactcttttgtcaagcttacatctaaagtggactccattgctactcacactagaatgctagaaactcaaatctctcaagtagcccaaaaagtagctacttcctctcaaacccccgaAGTCTTTCCAAGTCAAACTGAAGCCAATCCCAAAGGTCTTGtaaatgctattcaacttagggacggtaagcagttagaggacaccattatgaaaactaagacaattgagggtgagatagagagtgaaaagcaacaagctgagaaagtcataggagagagtgataagccaatagtttcaccaccttataaactcaaaatccatgtcccacaaaggcttgctaagcctaaattcatagtgattgagagtttttccaccccttgtgtgattgagagtgaaaccattgaaaaaaatatgtgtgatttgggagagaatctcaggttgatgccactatccctttgggaaagattgggtattgggtagagaaaccttctaatcgtcaagctaatgactctaaaagagcgcttcgaAGGAAGGCAACCCATGagttttattgcttttattttgtttgttttgttgttttaatttgttttgtaggtatttgtccaaatatgatgcgaaaaagtgaaaaaaaatttgaagccattgaccagaaaaaaaaataaaaataaaaatcttccctctttttccagaaagttggcacggcccgtgccaacccatcagcaaaaaaaaaaagaaaaaaaaaaaaggagaggtGAGGATATTGAAGCCTCTGGAAGAGAGGTGCAAGCAAGAAGCAATCAACAACCCGCAATCATGGGATCCAATTCAAGGATTCCGAGCAAAGAAATAGGTATAAATCTCTAATCTCTAGAACTATCTCTCCTTGCAGGTACCTTGATGTTAATGCTATGGATAGACTAGAAATAGATAAACATGTGATTAGGCTATTGAATAAATTCACAACcttgtgcttaggtaccttcacacGGTTATTGCTTGCACCATATGGGGTAGAAAAAAGGTAGGAATGATGAGGACTATTGAGCTGTTTATGTTGTAGGCTATActttataaccaccatgttaacatttgctattatttgatttattatcttgtttcaattgctAGAAAGAAACCGGATATAAAGGTGATATAGTGGTAGgtggaatcatcactttcattTCTTAGaaattttgaggtaaatgtgaaCAAAGGGATAAATAGGATTGAGGGTAACTACTACCTATACTTAGAAACCCTcactaccatgttttttttttttttagaatccatGGCCCTTCTCACAATTCCCAACATGAGTGGAGAGTCAATAATTCTAATttcttgattattctacctaattcagATATTACTAATCCGAAGGTGGTAGAAAACTTTTATGTTGAcactaacccacaggtacacaatgatggtgatgatggtggtgatgaagaggaggtaggtgcaaacttgcaccattaacaagaagccggtggaaactataatgatgaacggtgggcatggatgcaaaccaaagttcaaagaacatgcaccgagcaataaagacaaggtgttgaaatgatcgggctaagaaacgatgtcctaaggggcactcaaataaatgaataaaacaatcaaatgttccgatacatgatgGAACACCACCTCCAAGGTCTACCTTatggacttcaataaaattgtgagctctcctcttcctctacttctcttctttcttcatcatcttcttctttttcttcttcttcttcttttaaatcattgaggacaatgcttctcctaagtgtggggggagcctaataaagtgtctttagtcgtagtgtttccaaactcccttgaactttattcttttgttctgttttttgtgagaggcatggttaagtagcttttttttattgaaaaatatcatgacataaattttttattgtctcctcttaattggttatttcttgtacatgaaagtgaactcttgtattttaagttttcttgatatacccacatcttgctTCAAAGTGAATacaattctccaatgagaaaaacacaagttgcttcccttgagtaagtgtatgaataagtattttaaggaaatatgttttaattttagtggtacgttGACCTTCAAAAACTctcaaagtaaaagtagtataagttagtataaaggagattataaaaagccaaatagccaaaataatttcaaggttgcattattgaatctagattggggaaggaggtaggccctccgacttcctacgtgaaggtaatgttatcttgaaaaactttaaaaagcatcattgaatctagattggggaagggggtaggccctccgacttcctacgtgaagatgatgttttaaggagcaccactgaatctagattggggaagggggtaggccctccgacttcctaggtgaaggtgttgtttcttaaataaagtatgttgaaattccaaaaatgtgcaaatggcaaagatcaAAAAGATTGCAAATACTCCCATccctcttatatgaaatgaagaaagagtttttcttggttggtttagtacaaggattagaacatgtttcctcataatatctatcttatacaggagcaagaaaagagttggactacacacacacactcacttgaaacttgattgttgggttgaaaaaggattacaaagaatgcttgagtttgtgattagtgtacacttgaaattaaagcctttgaggagacatgtgttttaattaaattgtcatgaAGTAATCTTGtttatgctaccatgtttatgccttttacttgaggacaagcaaagattcaaatgtgggggagtttgatgagtcatttattatctattttagtatgttatttagtttagttttaattagatttaagtttattttatattaatattatttcctttcttgaactattttactacaattgcatattgttatatttcaggaacgaatatttgatggattgagtcttggagcaaaagaaaggggttttggagctgatttggtacgaaaatacgaagattcggagacaaaaatatatctccctcaagtcagaaacttggcacggcccgtgctaggcttggcacggccgtgccacactccaTAACTACtgttgctgcttttgcttagattttaagctactctatttttagcccgaatgtaattgcttagattttaagtcgaatgtatgctataaatagagtagccatccatcacaaatattcatcttttcttggaatacaatatgtgacaattatctttctaataaaagttcattttactttcttgttatttatctttatgctttctctcttcttctccttgtctacgatgaacgtcagtgagtagacttctcttgtcttgggattgttggataagtctaatgacataatcctaatcaaaccaaactttaaaccttaatcttatgtaaacCTAATTCCTTATccaaattcaccgctttaacatggatcaaccattatcaaactgtggaaacgaaagtggagggtttgataattgtttatccatcatctcaaatatcaattcataaaacgaaagtggagctttgatattcgaacaagtgaatttagacaaagattgtaaaggcagcgaaatagtctttacaatctttgagacatatagtttcgatcttcaagggaactaataatgatcaagtcagcgaaataggcttggttgttagaggaaccaaaatctaatagtaatcaagtcagcgaaataggcttggttgctagaggaacaaaagagaaactgtcttgagaaattaggtctaacataaggttataagtttaatagtttggtttgtgaaggacttgtcattaggatgaaccaataattccaagacttttatcttttcttttattatttacttttaattaaaaaaccaaaacctttctaccttctaaaccttaagtctaatcattatttaaagttgattgaattcataactccctgtcggaacgatactctatttttactacttcgataagaccgtgcacttgcggttttatcccatcaatgaCCACATGACCAATGTATTGAAGGAAATCCTAGAAACACAGAGCAAAGAAAATCCTAAAgctattgttttttattataaaactctaaacaagaaacaaagaaaTAGGAGTTATGCCTATGCTCTAGAAGATTGTGGTATAGTGAGGAAGAGCATATAGGCCCAGATGTAACAACTGATGACTATTCCCATGAGTAAGTCGATGTTGCAACAGTATAAGGAACATCATAATTCTAAGAACATGAAATCACATCGTGCCTGGATTTGTCACTACCGTAGAGGGAGAGGTCATATAAAGCATTCTATTCCAAATTGTAGGTCGTCATAAACAATCTCAGCAAAGATCAACTGAACTAAGGAGGAGTAATCTCAAGAAGAAATGGATATCCAAGTGTGATAATGTTGGGTTGATAGCTCACACTTCTCAAAGAGTATCATCAAAAGAAGACTGGCACTTTGACAGTGGTTGCTCAAGACACATGACTGGAGTTGACAAATTTCTTGAAGATGTGAAGCCTTATGTTAGCAGTTATGTTACTTTTGGTGATGGAGGTACAGAAAAAATTCTAGGTATTGGTAATTTGATCAAAAATGGATTACCAAGACTTGACAATGTGTTGTTAGTAAAAGGATTAACTGCCAACCTGATTAGCATAAGTCAGCTGTGTGATCAAggattgaaaataaattttagcaAGCCTGAGTGTGAGATTACtaatgaaaaaggaaaagtgCATATGAGAGGGACAAGGTCTAAAGACAATTGTTACCTATGGGTACCTCAGGAAGAAGCTCATTTTCCCACTTGTCTCATGAGTAAAGAAGAGGTTAAAATGTGGCGTCAAAAACATGGCCATTTGAACCTAAAATGGATGAAAAAGGCCATTTCAGTAGAAGCAATCAGAGGACTTCTTAAACTCAAAATTGATGAAGGTGACATATGTGGTGAATGTCATATTGGTCAACAAACAAGGATGTCTCATCCAAAGTTGGAACATCAGGTAACCTCCAAAGAGAGAAAGATAGTGCCATTATGAGgatcagaagtgatcatgggaCAAAGTTTGAAAATGCAAAGTTCAATGAATTCTGCTCTAGTGAAGAAATCAGACATGAATTTTCTTCCCCTATAACACCTCAACAAAATGGTGTTGttgaaaggaagaacaaaacacTACAAGATTCACCCAGAGTTATGTTGCATGCAAAACATTTGCCTTATTATTTTTGGGCTGAAGCTATGAACACAACCTGTCATGTTCACAATAGGGTTACTCTGAGGTCTAGcactgtaacaccctatttatttatttgattattttattaagtttaagaatctatttttagtatttatgtgatttaattgattatgtggtgtgtcgttattttattaagtagtgttattttattatttaatagaataagccttgaaaatagaaataagattaagttgtgccATGaatggctccgccactgctccTAAGCTTTGAAGCACTGAGGTAGTGTGTTTTTGAATGTAGCTTCATCAAATTGAGTTGTAATCTGATAATCACAAGGGATGTGGTTGATTGAGGGAAGTGAGATAGGATCTCAGATCTAGAAGTTCCTAGA
It encodes:
- the LOC120579493 gene encoding uncharacterized protein, with amino-acid sequence MHYGQGCWDILKSAQEGTSKVKSARLQLLTSKFENLKMMEDKSIHDYHLNILDIHNTSESLEEKIYDEKLVRKILRSLPKRFDMKVTAIEEAQDISSLKVDELIGSLQNFELNVNTKTDKKGKGIVVFQMLTLKKHKEIMRMMKACRHKQSQQRSTELRRSNLKKKWISKCDNVGLIAHTSQRVSSKEDWHFDSGCSRHMTGVDKFLEDVKPYVSSYVTFGDGGTEKILGIGNLIKNGLPRLDNVLLVKGLTANLISISQLCDQGLKINFSKPECEITNEKGKVHMRGTRSKDNCYLWVPQEEAHFPTCLMSKEEVKMWRQKHGHLNLKWMKKAISVEAIRGLLKLKIDEGDICGECHIGQQTRMSHPKLEHQVTSKERKIVPL